In a genomic window of Bacillota bacterium:
- the purH gene encoding bifunctional phosphoribosylaminoimidazolecarboxamide formyltransferase/IMP cyclohydrolase, with protein MSVKRALISVSDKAGIADFARGLVELGVEIISTGGTAKALQNAGVPVTSVSDVTGFPEILAGRVKTLHPSVHGGILARRTPDHLNQIQEHNIEPIDLVAVNLYPFEETVANPGVTLEQAIENIDIGGPTLVRAAAKNHQDVIIVVSPHRYPEILDTLKVGKVDIQFRQELALEAFSHTASYDAAISNYLSGIVQPDSAFPTTFHLNAQRKQLLRYGENPHQQAAFYQDNSIQGPCIANAKQLHGKELSYNNILDLNSALELVKEFTEPACVIIKHNNPCGTACAQDNVQAYKLAYETDPVSAFGGIVAFNNPVDKASAEEMTKIFLEAVIAPAFEPDALEVLKTKENLRLLETGALDTSSNDFLDVRKVNGGFLLQDADREVIDPKKIRAVTEKRPSDQLMQDILFAMTVAKHVKSNAIVVVKDRQVLGVGAGQMNRVGSARIALGQAGEKAHGAILASDAFFPFRDTVDQAARAGIKVIVQPGGSMRDEESIKAANEHGIIMVFTGMRHFKH; from the coding sequence GTGTCTGTCAAGCGTGCACTGATAAGTGTATCGGATAAGGCTGGAATTGCAGATTTTGCCCGGGGGCTTGTTGAACTTGGGGTGGAAATTATTTCCACTGGGGGAACTGCTAAGGCTCTTCAAAATGCAGGGGTTCCGGTTACCTCTGTATCAGATGTTACCGGTTTTCCTGAAATTTTGGCAGGACGGGTTAAAACCCTACACCCGTCGGTTCATGGTGGCATTCTAGCGCGGCGCACTCCGGACCACTTGAATCAAATTCAAGAGCACAATATAGAGCCTATAGATCTGGTTGCTGTTAACCTTTATCCATTTGAGGAGACAGTTGCTAACCCTGGTGTTACTCTGGAACAAGCGATAGAAAATATCGATATAGGTGGTCCCACCTTGGTAAGGGCGGCAGCTAAAAACCACCAGGATGTGATCATAGTAGTGTCTCCCCATCGATATCCAGAAATACTGGACACTCTTAAGGTCGGCAAAGTTGACATTCAATTCCGGCAGGAGCTTGCCTTGGAGGCATTTTCACACACGGCATCTTATGATGCAGCCATCAGTAACTATTTAAGCGGCATTGTACAACCCGATAGTGCATTTCCCACAACCTTCCACCTTAATGCACAAAGAAAACAGCTTTTAAGATATGGAGAAAACCCACATCAGCAGGCCGCCTTCTACCAGGATAATTCCATTCAAGGACCCTGCATTGCCAATGCTAAACAACTACACGGGAAAGAGCTCTCTTATAATAATATTTTAGATTTAAACTCAGCCCTGGAGCTGGTAAAAGAATTCACTGAGCCTGCCTGTGTAATTATTAAACACAATAACCCTTGCGGAACGGCTTGCGCCCAAGACAATGTTCAAGCTTATAAACTAGCTTATGAGACTGACCCTGTTTCAGCATTTGGTGGCATAGTAGCATTTAATAACCCTGTGGACAAGGCTTCAGCAGAGGAAATGACAAAAATATTTCTGGAGGCGGTAATTGCACCCGCATTTGAGCCCGATGCATTAGAGGTTTTAAAAACTAAGGAAAACCTACGCCTGCTGGAAACAGGTGCCCTGGATACCTCTTCCAATGACTTTTTGGATGTCCGCAAAGTCAATGGCGGGTTTCTGTTGCAGGATGCTGACCGAGAGGTCATTGACCCTAAAAAAATACGGGCGGTTACCGAAAAAAGACCGTCAGACCAATTAATGCAGGACATATTATTCGCCATGACAGTGGCCAAGCATGTAAAATCAAACGCCATAGTGGTAGTCAAAGACCGTCAGGTCTTAGGGGTCGGTGCCGGTCAAATGAATCGAGTGGGGTCAGCGCGCATAGCCCTTGGACAGGCCGGTGAAAAGGCCCACGGCGCCATTTTGGCTTCTGATGCATTTTTCCCTTTCAGGGACACCGTTGATCAAGCGGCACGGGCAGGAATAAAAGTTATTGTTCAACCCGGTGGATCAATGCGGGATGAAGAGTCCATTAAGGCGGCTAACGAGCATGGGATTATTATGGTCTTTACAGGGATGCGTCACTTCAAGCATTAA
- the purD gene encoding phosphoribosylamine--glycine ligase, whose product MKALVVGGGGREHALVWKLAQSPKIDKIICAPGNAGIAKMATCINISADDISGLVDLAQKEAVDITFVGPEAPLTAGIVDVFEKAGLRVFGPTKQAAALEGSKVFAKEIMHKYNIPTAKYKVFTEAEPAFNYIREIGLPCVIKAEGLAAGKGVIVAHDEKTAFAAIQSIMVEGVFGSAGKRVVIEECLVGEEVSILAFTDGKTILPLLPAQDHKQVFDGDQGPNTGGMGAYCPAPVCPPDLQQKVLNEIMIPTVKAMEAEGIPYKGVLYAGLMITEQGPLVLEYNVRFGDPEAQPLLVALDSDLIEIVDAVLDEKLEDIELQWKNGATVCVVLASGGYPDNYTKGLPIHGLQNTTQGIEVFHAATAEKAGEIVTSGGRVLGVTAIDKDIPSAIALAYRGVKAISFEGMHYRKDIGQKALS is encoded by the coding sequence ATGAAGGCTCTGGTAGTTGGCGGAGGAGGGCGAGAACACGCTCTGGTTTGGAAATTGGCCCAAAGCCCCAAAATAGACAAAATTATTTGCGCTCCAGGTAACGCAGGCATCGCTAAAATGGCAACATGCATAAATATATCCGCAGATGATATTTCAGGCTTGGTTGACCTGGCTCAAAAGGAAGCGGTGGACATTACATTTGTGGGGCCGGAAGCACCTTTAACGGCCGGAATAGTGGATGTCTTTGAGAAAGCCGGCCTCAGGGTATTCGGTCCTACCAAGCAGGCTGCTGCCCTTGAGGGCAGTAAAGTATTTGCAAAAGAAATAATGCATAAATACAACATCCCCACTGCAAAATACAAGGTATTTACCGAGGCTGAGCCCGCCTTCAATTACATTAGAGAAATAGGTTTGCCGTGTGTGATTAAGGCGGAAGGACTGGCAGCGGGCAAAGGGGTAATAGTTGCACATGATGAAAAAACCGCTTTTGCAGCCATCCAATCAATAATGGTCGAAGGTGTTTTCGGTAGTGCCGGGAAAAGAGTTGTTATTGAGGAATGCCTGGTGGGAGAAGAAGTTAGCATTTTGGCCTTTACAGACGGGAAAACAATACTGCCGCTACTGCCCGCTCAAGATCATAAGCAGGTTTTCGACGGTGACCAGGGCCCGAACACCGGAGGCATGGGAGCATACTGCCCCGCTCCAGTGTGCCCACCTGACTTACAGCAGAAGGTTTTGAACGAGATTATGATTCCTACGGTAAAGGCCATGGAAGCTGAGGGAATACCGTATAAAGGTGTACTATATGCCGGGCTAATGATTACGGAGCAGGGACCCCTAGTATTAGAATACAACGTTCGTTTTGGGGACCCGGAAGCACAACCACTGCTTGTTGCTCTAGATTCAGATTTAATAGAAATAGTTGATGCTGTATTGGACGAAAAACTTGAAGATATTGAACTGCAGTGGAAAAACGGTGCCACAGTTTGTGTTGTTTTAGCTTCAGGCGGTTACCCCGACAATTATACCAAAGGCCTTCCGATTCACGGTCTTCAGAACACAACCCAGGGCATAGAAGTTTTCCATGCCGCCACAGCGGAAAAAGCAGGTGAAATTGTCACTTCAGGGGGCAGAGTTCTCGGTGTAACCGCAATAGATAAGGACATCCCTTCCGCTATTGCACTTGCGTACAGGGGCGTTAAGGCAATATCATTTGAAGGTATGCACTACAGAAAAGATATCGGACAGAAGGCATTGTCTTAG
- the hisD gene encoding histidinol dehydrogenase, with translation MLEILHPAHPALKNIITRKEANRDKITEAVAEIIKQVKQAGDSALCRYTAQFDKVHINPSQLEVQPEEIKDAYDKVDEHFLSALSLALHNITKYHEKQLRTSWFEPEPDGTMLGQLLRPLERVGIYVPGGTAAYPSSVLMNALPAKVAGVKEIIMVTPPDSQGQINPHTLVAAAEAGVTKIFRVGGAQAIASMAVGTTTIEKVDKITGPGNIYVTLAKQQVYGLVDIDMLAGPSEVLIVADREADPAYIAADMLSQAEHDVMSSAVLITESRSLAEAVRYELTTQLTNLPRHEVARKSLANFGVIVVTDSLDEAMVLANRFAPEHLELMVNNPHRLLGQVVNAGAVFLGAYSPEPVGDYLAGPNHILPTGGTARFFSPLNVDSFIKKTSVISFSRHALEQTGPAVIKLAQVEGLDAHARAVKIRLFGKEGSIS, from the coding sequence TTGCTCGAAATATTACACCCCGCACACCCCGCACTAAAAAACATCATAACCAGAAAAGAAGCTAACCGGGACAAAATCACCGAAGCAGTAGCCGAAATCATAAAACAAGTCAAACAGGCCGGCGATAGCGCGCTTTGCCGTTATACCGCCCAGTTCGACAAAGTACATATAAATCCCAGCCAATTAGAGGTGCAACCGGAAGAAATCAAGGATGCTTACGATAAGGTGGACGAACATTTTCTTTCGGCCCTGTCCTTGGCCTTGCATAACATAACAAAATATCACGAGAAACAGCTTAGGACATCCTGGTTTGAGCCGGAACCGGACGGGACTATGCTCGGCCAACTACTTAGACCATTGGAAAGGGTAGGGATTTACGTCCCCGGCGGTACTGCCGCCTATCCATCTTCGGTGCTGATGAACGCACTGCCGGCTAAAGTAGCGGGGGTAAAAGAAATTATCATGGTAACACCACCGGACTCTCAAGGTCAAATTAATCCTCATACACTGGTGGCCGCTGCGGAGGCCGGAGTTACAAAGATTTTTCGAGTGGGAGGAGCCCAGGCAATTGCCTCGATGGCAGTGGGAACCACTACCATCGAAAAAGTTGATAAAATAACCGGACCGGGAAATATTTATGTGACTCTGGCCAAACAGCAGGTCTACGGTCTGGTAGATATAGATATGCTGGCCGGGCCCAGTGAAGTACTGATAGTGGCAGACAGAGAGGCTGACCCAGCCTATATTGCTGCGGATATGCTATCTCAGGCAGAACACGATGTAATGTCTTCAGCGGTTTTAATCACGGAAAGCCGCTCATTGGCTGAGGCAGTACGCTATGAACTTACCACGCAGTTAACAAACCTACCGCGGCATGAAGTAGCCAGAAAATCTCTGGCCAATTTTGGAGTGATTGTTGTTACCGACAGCTTGGACGAGGCCATGGTATTAGCCAATCGGTTTGCTCCGGAACATTTAGAATTAATGGTAAATAACCCGCACCGCTTGTTGGGGCAAGTAGTAAATGCCGGAGCTGTCTTTTTGGGAGCATATTCTCCCGAGCCGGTGGGGGATTATCTGGCGGGGCCAAATCATATTCTGCCCACCGGTGGTACAGCCAGATTCTTCTCTCCCCTTAACGTAGACTCATTTATCAAGAAAACCAGCGTAATATCTTTCTCGCGTCATGCCCTGGAACAAACAGGCCCCGCGGTAATTAAATTGGCACAAGTGGAAGGCCTTGATGCACACGCCAGGGCGGTTAAAATAAGACTTTTCGGAAAGGAAGGGAGTATTTCATGA
- a CDS encoding amidophosphoribosyltransferase — MTLGHQSGTDKPKDECGVFGIYAPGTNVARLTYYGLYALQHRGQESAGIAVADGDRIQLYKAMGLVPEVFSADTIDNLRGDLAIGHVRYSTTGSSHPLNAQPLVFRYTGGQLGLAHNGNLTNVTELRSQLLSTGSIFQSSTDSEVIVNLIARYSQSTLEEAVMKCMIDIKGAYSLVLLTEDKLIAVRDPYGFRPLCIGSLENGYVVASESCALDAVGAKFLRDVEPGEIVTIDSNGLESVHVLPAKCRAHCIFEYIYVARPDSTIDNYNVNRVRRKLGHQLAAEFPVDADLVIPVPDSGTASARGYAEATDIPFEEGLMKNRYIGRTFIQPSQDMRDLAVRLKLNPVREVLEGKRVVMVDDSIVRGTTSGKLVAMLRDCGVKEVHMCLSSPPVIRSCYYGIDTSDEKELIAANMQLDEIRQSIGADSLHYLSLEGLLDIFDEYRDNFCTACFSGIYPVEVVKPKDTGKYSLE; from the coding sequence ATGACATTGGGGCATCAAAGCGGAACAGATAAACCAAAAGATGAATGCGGTGTTTTCGGCATATACGCCCCGGGCACCAATGTGGCTCGCCTTACCTATTACGGACTGTATGCGTTACAGCACCGCGGCCAGGAAAGTGCGGGCATTGCGGTGGCTGACGGTGATCGTATTCAACTTTACAAGGCCATGGGATTAGTACCTGAGGTTTTTTCTGCTGATACCATAGACAATCTGCGTGGAGACCTTGCCATTGGCCACGTGCGCTACTCAACTACGGGCTCCAGCCATCCCCTTAACGCCCAGCCCTTAGTATTTCGATATACCGGTGGACAATTGGGACTTGCCCATAATGGTAATCTTACTAATGTTACCGAGCTACGGTCCCAACTTTTATCTACAGGCTCCATATTTCAGTCATCCACCGACAGTGAAGTCATAGTAAACTTAATTGCCCGCTACAGCCAAAGCACTTTAGAAGAAGCCGTAATGAAATGTATGATTGATATTAAAGGTGCTTATTCGCTGGTTCTCTTAACCGAAGACAAACTTATTGCCGTCAGGGATCCTTATGGTTTTAGGCCTTTGTGCATCGGGTCACTGGAAAACGGGTACGTTGTTGCTTCAGAATCATGTGCACTGGATGCAGTCGGTGCCAAATTCTTGAGGGATGTTGAGCCAGGAGAAATAGTAACAATCGACAGTAATGGCTTAGAATCGGTGCATGTACTTCCCGCCAAATGCAGGGCACACTGTATTTTTGAATATATTTATGTTGCCAGGCCGGACAGTACAATAGACAATTATAACGTAAACAGGGTGCGCAGGAAATTGGGACATCAATTGGCTGCGGAATTTCCCGTGGATGCCGACCTGGTTATTCCCGTTCCAGACTCCGGGACAGCTTCAGCCCGGGGATATGCAGAAGCAACAGACATTCCCTTTGAGGAAGGCCTCATGAAAAACCGGTATATTGGACGCACCTTCATCCAGCCTTCACAGGATATGCGTGATCTTGCCGTGCGACTTAAGCTTAACCCGGTAAGAGAAGTATTGGAAGGCAAGAGGGTAGTTATGGTAGATGATTCCATTGTGAGAGGGACAACCAGCGGCAAGCTGGTTGCTATGCTGCGTGACTGCGGCGTTAAAGAAGTACACATGTGTCTTAGCTCACCCCCGGTGATTCGTTCCTGTTACTACGGGATTGATACTTCCGACGAAAAGGAACTTATTGCCGCCAATATGCAGCTTGATGAAATTCGCCAATCCATTGGCGCTGATTCTTTGCATTACTTAAGCCTGGAGGGTCTATTGGACATCTTTGATGAGTACCGGGATAACTTTTGCACCGCATGTTTCAGCGGTATCTACCCAGTAGAAGTAGTAAAGCCTAAAGACACCGGTAAATACAGCTTAGAGTAG
- a CDS encoding phosphoribosylglycinamide formyltransferase — MSDHCIGVMASGRGSNLQAIMDACSAGTIPGHVALVISDNPDAYALHRASKENIPAFCINPTTFDTKDQYEQAVSDLFIEYGVELICLAGYMRLVGRVLLKKFATKMLNIHPALLPSFPGLHAQEQAVAYGVKYSGCTVHVVDEGMDTGPIVLQAAVPVIQDDTPDSLSERILEQEHKIYPQAIKLLLEGRLKIEGRKVEIL; from the coding sequence ATGTCTGATCATTGCATAGGTGTCATGGCTTCCGGGCGAGGCTCCAATCTACAAGCTATTATGGACGCATGTTCCGCCGGTACAATTCCCGGGCACGTCGCACTGGTGATTAGTGACAATCCTGACGCCTACGCGCTGCATAGAGCATCCAAAGAAAACATTCCGGCTTTTTGCATTAACCCCACCACGTTTGATACTAAAGACCAGTATGAACAGGCCGTGTCTGATCTTTTCATTGAATACGGTGTGGAATTGATTTGCCTGGCCGGGTACATGCGCTTGGTAGGTCGGGTATTACTAAAAAAGTTTGCTACCAAGATGCTCAATATTCACCCGGCCCTGCTGCCTTCTTTTCCCGGCCTTCACGCTCAGGAACAAGCAGTGGCATACGGAGTTAAATACAGTGGCTGCACAGTTCATGTTGTAGATGAGGGTATGGATACTGGCCCCATCGTTTTACAAGCAGCAGTACCGGTTATACAGGATGACACCCCTGATAGCCTGTCAGAACGCATTTTGGAACAAGAACATAAGATATATCCGCAAGCGATTAAATTACTTTTAGAAGGTAGGCTTAAGATTGAAGGAAGAAAAGTAGAGATTCTTTAA
- a CDS encoding phosphoribosylformylglycinamidine cyclo-ligase, producing the protein MKEERFPLTYADAGVDIDAGNKAVSLMRNAVKSTFRSEVLTDIGGFGGLFSLDTSRYTQPVLVSGTDGVGTKLKIAMLMGKHDTIGIDTVAMCANDILVQGAEPLFFLDYLAVGKLVPEKVASIVSGVAEGCRQAGCALIGGETAEMPGFYGEEEYDIAGFVVGVVNKDSIIDGSSIQPGDTLIGLSSSGLHSNGYSLARKALLERAEYKMDTYIDALGKTVGEELLEPTRIYVQTVRSLLDPFTIKGLAHITGGGLVENIPRMMPAGLGVQIQKGSWPVPPVFDLIKEVAGTQEYEMLRTFNMGIGMVAVVPPSQKDQILKYLGSEHAHCIGRVTNSCGVSFIE; encoded by the coding sequence ATGAAGGAGGAACGCTTCCCGCTCACGTACGCGGATGCGGGAGTTGACATCGATGCCGGTAATAAAGCGGTTTCTTTAATGCGCAATGCGGTAAAAAGCACTTTCCGCTCTGAGGTTCTTACTGACATTGGTGGATTCGGCGGCCTGTTTTCCCTTGATACTTCCCGGTATACTCAGCCAGTACTGGTATCCGGAACCGATGGAGTAGGCACAAAGTTAAAGATCGCCATGTTAATGGGCAAACATGATACTATTGGCATCGACACCGTGGCCATGTGCGCTAATGACATACTGGTACAAGGCGCAGAGCCCTTGTTTTTCCTGGATTACCTTGCGGTGGGAAAATTGGTACCGGAAAAGGTGGCTTCTATAGTTTCCGGTGTGGCAGAAGGTTGCCGCCAGGCCGGATGTGCTCTCATAGGCGGAGAGACGGCTGAAATGCCAGGGTTTTACGGCGAAGAAGAATATGATATTGCCGGTTTCGTCGTGGGAGTGGTAAATAAAGATAGTATCATAGACGGCTCCAGTATTCAGCCAGGGGATACACTAATAGGCCTATCTTCTTCCGGTTTACACAGTAATGGTTACTCACTAGCCCGTAAGGCTTTACTGGAACGCGCAGAATACAAAATGGATACTTATATTGATGCGTTAGGAAAAACAGTGGGAGAGGAACTATTAGAGCCTACCCGTATCTATGTGCAAACTGTACGCTCGCTACTTGATCCCTTTACTATAAAGGGTTTAGCCCATATCACGGGGGGAGGCTTGGTGGAAAACATTCCACGCATGATGCCTGCCGGACTGGGCGTCCAGATACAAAAAGGAAGCTGGCCTGTACCCCCTGTTTTTGACTTAATTAAAGAAGTTGCCGGCACCCAAGAATATGAAATGCTGCGCACTTTTAACATGGGGATAGGTATGGTGGCAGTAGTTCCACCATCGCAAAAGGATCAAATACTGAAGTATCTGGGTAGTGAACATGCGCACTGCATAGGCAGAGTAACCAATTCATGCGGAGTATCATTTATAGAGTAG